The Nocardioides sp. S-1144 genome includes a region encoding these proteins:
- a CDS encoding Rossmann-like and DUF2520 domain-containing protein, with protein sequence MSHESSLPLPRLRIGVVGAGRVGAVLAAALRAAGHDVVAAAGESDASRGRIDALLPGVAVDKPSAVARACDLLLLTVPDDMLGNVVSVLAHSGALREGQVVVHTSGRHGLDVLAPAVALGARAIALHPAMTFTGTEVDLDRLAGCVFGLTAADAERELAASLVDDLGGRPMWVPESRRALYHAGLAHGANHLVTLVTEAMELLAAAGADDPAATLRPLLTAALDNALEHGDAALTGPIVRGDVNTVRAHLDSIRAEAPTTMPSYLALARATLSRAVTDGRLTALRALTINDVLDHAAATEDRSVRRTT encoded by the coding sequence ATGTCACACGAGTCGTCCCTGCCCCTCCCGCGGCTGCGCATCGGTGTCGTCGGCGCCGGCCGGGTCGGCGCCGTCCTCGCCGCCGCCCTGCGGGCCGCCGGCCACGACGTCGTCGCCGCCGCCGGTGAGTCCGACGCCTCCCGCGGCCGCATCGACGCGCTGCTGCCGGGTGTCGCCGTCGACAAGCCCAGCGCCGTCGCCCGGGCGTGCGACCTGCTGCTGCTCACCGTGCCCGACGACATGCTCGGCAACGTGGTCTCCGTGCTCGCCCACAGCGGTGCCCTGCGCGAGGGCCAGGTGGTCGTGCACACGTCCGGGCGGCACGGGCTCGACGTGCTGGCGCCGGCGGTCGCGCTCGGCGCGCGGGCGATCGCGCTGCACCCGGCGATGACGTTCACCGGCACCGAGGTCGACCTCGACCGGCTCGCCGGCTGCGTCTTCGGCCTCACCGCCGCCGACGCCGAGCGGGAGCTCGCCGCGTCGCTGGTCGACGACCTCGGCGGCCGCCCGATGTGGGTGCCGGAGTCGCGGCGTGCGCTCTACCACGCCGGGCTGGCCCACGGAGCCAACCACCTCGTCACCCTCGTGACCGAGGCGATGGAGCTGCTCGCCGCCGCCGGCGCCGACGACCCGGCCGCGACGCTGCGGCCGCTGCTCACCGCCGCGCTCGACAACGCCCTCGAGCACGGGGACGCCGCCCTCACCGGCCCGATCGTGCGCGGCGACGTCAACACCGTGCGGGCCCACCTCGACAGCATCCGCGCCGAGGCCCCGACCACGATGCCGAGCTACCTCGCGCTCGCCCGGGCCACCCTGAGCCGGGCCGTGACCGACGGCCGGCTCACCGCGCTGCGGGCGCTGACGATCAACGACGTCCTCGACCACGCCGCCGCGACCGAGGACCGGTCGGTCCGCCGGACCACGTGA
- a CDS encoding GNAT family N-acetyltransferase — translation MIPEDSRFETDPDALVGELVDELPALPAGWEVGQPDPADRFDLARLTQLLRAHERDGRGWAGASVDDVLVEVSEAGLRTRENVVVRDDAGVIRAWGSVHDRAGGRMLLLHVVERGLADGVARACSDLLVEWAVGQARAVGAARGLEVQQIDTGTYSGDERQTAWLAASGFTKVRTWWQMSRPVTPDERDLVPSADDWEGRGVRFRLVRRAGDGMPDEGDLREVHDVLEEAFRDHFNSWEETFEEFLHRLREDPGHRWDHWWLAELVDDGDRPDGMGAEPVGALVGTVSESASGPDGSYVSYIGVREAARGRGVAKGLLRTIIADAAGRGRDRVGLEVDADSSTGADGLYTSMGWTTSYVTESWHRDVTVAD, via the coding sequence GTGATCCCCGAGGACTCCCGGTTCGAGACCGACCCCGACGCCCTGGTCGGTGAGCTCGTCGACGAGCTGCCGGCGCTGCCCGCGGGGTGGGAGGTCGGGCAGCCCGACCCGGCGGACCGCTTCGACCTCGCGCGCCTGACCCAGCTGCTGCGCGCCCACGAGCGCGACGGGCGGGGGTGGGCCGGCGCGAGCGTCGACGACGTCCTGGTCGAGGTGTCCGAGGCCGGGCTGCGCACGCGGGAGAACGTCGTGGTCCGCGACGACGCCGGCGTGATCCGGGCCTGGGGGAGCGTGCACGACCGCGCCGGGGGACGGATGCTGCTCCTGCACGTCGTCGAGCGCGGCCTCGCCGACGGCGTCGCCCGGGCCTGCTCGGACCTGCTCGTCGAGTGGGCCGTGGGCCAGGCCCGCGCGGTCGGCGCGGCCCGCGGGCTCGAGGTGCAGCAGATCGACACGGGCACCTACTCCGGCGACGAGCGGCAGACGGCGTGGCTCGCGGCGTCCGGCTTCACCAAGGTGCGCACCTGGTGGCAGATGAGCCGGCCGGTGACCCCCGACGAGCGCGACCTGGTGCCGTCGGCCGACGACTGGGAGGGCCGCGGCGTCCGGTTCCGGCTGGTGCGCCGCGCCGGCGACGGCATGCCCGACGAGGGCGACCTGCGCGAGGTCCACGACGTGCTCGAGGAGGCCTTCCGCGACCACTTCAACTCGTGGGAGGAGACCTTCGAGGAGTTCCTGCACCGCCTGCGCGAGGACCCCGGGCACCGCTGGGACCACTGGTGGCTCGCCGAGCTCGTCGACGACGGCGACCGGCCCGACGGCATGGGGGCCGAGCCGGTCGGCGCGCTGGTCGGCACCGTCTCGGAGAGCGCCTCCGGCCCGGACGGCTCCTACGTGTCCTACATCGGCGTCCGCGAGGCCGCCCGCGGCCGGGGTGTCGCCAAGGGACTGCTCCGCACGATCATCGCCGACGCCGCCGGCCGCGGCCGCGACCGCGTCGGCCTCGAGGTCGACGCCGACTCCTCCACCGGCGCCGACGGGCTCTACACCTCGATGGGTTGGACGACGTCCTACGTCACCGAGTCCTGGCACCGCGACGTCACCGTCGCCGACTGA
- a CDS encoding DUF3180 domain-containing protein: protein MYDGPDEPDRDTGRAGDDPGADRGLGPTPPYVPATWAVVGFALGWLVHSVTERWGTPPLVSWAQPLALLLVAAILAGTAWSTHRAVHVRRERLAPHRAVNRLVLARACALVGGLVGGGYLGYAASWVGDPSELADERILRSGLAGLAGVLVVVTSLLLERACRVRSGADDN from the coding sequence ACCCCGGTGCGGACCGCGGCCTGGGCCCGACCCCGCCGTACGTGCCCGCGACCTGGGCGGTCGTCGGGTTCGCCCTGGGGTGGCTGGTCCACTCCGTCACCGAGCGCTGGGGCACCCCGCCCCTCGTCTCGTGGGCCCAGCCGCTCGCACTGCTGCTGGTCGCCGCGATCCTCGCCGGGACCGCGTGGTCGACCCACCGCGCCGTGCACGTGCGCCGGGAGCGGCTCGCCCCGCACCGCGCCGTGAACCGGCTCGTGCTGGCGCGCGCCTGCGCCCTGGTCGGCGGTCTCGTCGGCGGCGGTTACCTCGGCTACGCCGCCAGCTGGGTCGGCGACCCCTCCGAGCTCGCCGACGAGCGGATCCTCCGGTCGGGCCTGGCGGGCCTGGCCGGCGTCCTGGTCGTCGTCACGTCGCTGCTGCTCGAGCGTGCGTGTCGCGTCCGATCCGGGGCCGACGACAACTAG
- a CDS encoding sulfotransferase family protein encodes MSDPSSVDPADYPRKVLLVAGAGRSGTSTMAGLMKILGLHVPQPEVAADESNPKGFGEPQWVVDHHDRLLKEALVQVSDSRPEAWFETGRVSTREPERIATAEWLEGHFTADEGHSELVVKDPRLAWFLGLWRVAAIRTGAEPVFATMLRPPAEVVGSKQTYYANKLGSAHLAASWLNMLLHTERGTRVGTGADAGARVFVRYGDLLDDWTRTTMHVGETLGLQHVLHANSEQIRDGHRFVDPSLRRMQQTLADLGLPPRLHELVGQTWEELNRLAEPGGDTPEVHATLDELREAYTDLYAEAEAISRSSVVHAEQRTRRQGPPPRPDTAPARPARPAGTPVGADRLPHGLRAAVPAPVRRGLRRLAGRERS; translated from the coding sequence GTGAGTGACCCCAGCAGCGTCGACCCGGCCGACTACCCGCGCAAGGTCCTCCTCGTCGCCGGAGCCGGGCGGAGCGGGACCAGCACGATGGCCGGGCTGATGAAGATCCTCGGCCTGCACGTGCCCCAGCCGGAGGTCGCCGCCGACGAGAGCAACCCGAAGGGCTTCGGGGAGCCGCAGTGGGTCGTCGACCACCACGACCGGCTGCTGAAGGAGGCGCTGGTCCAGGTCTCCGACTCCCGGCCCGAGGCGTGGTTCGAGACCGGCCGGGTGAGCACCCGCGAGCCCGAGCGGATCGCCACCGCCGAGTGGCTCGAGGGGCACTTCACCGCCGATGAGGGGCACAGCGAGCTCGTCGTCAAGGACCCCCGGCTCGCCTGGTTCCTCGGGCTGTGGCGCGTCGCGGCGATCCGCACCGGCGCCGAGCCGGTCTTCGCGACCATGCTGCGCCCGCCCGCCGAGGTGGTCGGCAGCAAGCAGACCTACTACGCCAACAAGCTCGGCTCGGCGCACCTCGCGGCGTCCTGGCTGAACATGCTGCTCCACACCGAGCGCGGCACGCGTGTCGGGACCGGCGCGGACGCCGGCGCCCGCGTCTTCGTCCGCTACGGCGACCTCCTCGACGACTGGACCCGCACCACGATGCACGTGGGGGAGACCCTCGGCCTGCAGCACGTCCTGCACGCCAACAGCGAGCAGATCCGCGACGGCCACCGCTTCGTCGACCCGTCGCTGCGCCGGATGCAGCAGACCCTCGCCGACCTCGGCCTCCCGCCCCGCCTGCACGAGCTCGTCGGCCAGACCTGGGAGGAGCTCAACCGGCTCGCCGAGCCCGGCGGCGACACCCCCGAGGTGCACGCGACCCTCGACGAGCTCCGCGAGGCCTACACCGACCTCTACGCCGAGGCCGAGGCCATCTCGCGCTCCTCGGTGGTCCACGCCGAGCAGCGCACCCGCCGGCAGGGTCCGCCGCCGCGCCCGGACACAGCCCCGGCCCGCCCGGCCCGCCCGGCCGGCACCCCGGTCGGCGCCGACCGGCTCCCGCACGGCCTGCGCGCCGCCGTCCCCGCCCCGGTGCGGCGCGGCCTGCGCAGGCTGGCCGGGCGCGAGCGCTCCTGA
- a CDS encoding ABC transporter ATP-binding protein, which produces MIEFESVTKQFPDGTVAVEDFSFTLPSRKTTVFVGSSGCGKTTLLRMINRMIEPTSGRITIDGVDIAGRNKVELRRSIGYVLQSSGLLPHRRVVDNVATVPLLHGVKKSQARAEALDLLDKVGLDRGLARRYPRQLSGGQQQRVGVARALASDPNVLLMDEPFGAVDPIVRADLQAELNRLQRELGKTIVFVTHDIDEAFLLADQVVIFRKGGVIAQAGTPAEILAAPADDFVASFVGADKGKRTLHLQQRPDDEGLTLVVDGDGRPIGVLRPDGALEKQAPRS; this is translated from the coding sequence ATGATCGAGTTCGAGTCGGTGACCAAGCAGTTCCCGGACGGGACCGTCGCGGTGGAGGACTTCAGCTTCACGCTCCCCTCGCGCAAGACGACCGTCTTCGTCGGCTCCTCCGGCTGCGGCAAGACGACGCTGCTGCGGATGATCAACCGGATGATCGAGCCGACCTCCGGCCGGATCACGATCGACGGCGTCGACATCGCCGGGCGCAACAAGGTCGAGCTGCGCCGCAGCATCGGCTACGTGCTCCAGTCCTCCGGCCTCCTGCCGCACCGCAGGGTCGTCGACAACGTCGCGACCGTGCCGCTCCTGCACGGCGTGAAGAAGTCGCAGGCGCGGGCCGAGGCCCTGGACCTGCTCGACAAGGTCGGTCTCGACCGGGGCCTGGCCCGCCGCTACCCGCGCCAGCTCTCGGGCGGCCAGCAGCAGCGGGTCGGCGTGGCCCGTGCCCTGGCCAGCGACCCCAACGTGCTGCTGATGGACGAGCCGTTCGGTGCCGTCGACCCGATCGTGCGAGCCGACCTCCAGGCCGAGCTCAACCGCCTCCAGCGCGAGCTCGGCAAGACCATCGTGTTCGTCACCCACGACATCGACGAGGCGTTCCTGCTCGCCGACCAGGTGGTGATCTTCCGCAAGGGCGGGGTGATCGCCCAGGCCGGCACGCCCGCGGAGATCCTGGCCGCGCCGGCCGACGACTTCGTGGCGAGCTTCGTCGGGGCCGACAAGGGCAAGCGGACCCTGCACCTCCAGCAGCGTCCCGACGACGAGGGGCTCACGCTCGTCGTCGACGGCGACGGGCGGCCGATCGGCGTCCTGCGCCCGGACGGGGCTCTCGAGAAGCAGGCGCCGCGGTCGTGA
- a CDS encoding ABC transporter permease, whose translation MDLFESALRWLFDSENYQSGSRSPLPIQDRLVEHLTYTGIAVLLAALIALPLGFYIGHTGRGRQLVISFTGAMRALPTLGLLFFLLMVLDDHVSFDRAPLIGSVIALVILAIPSMLAGCYAGLEAVDRTTIDAARANGMTEWQVLRLVEIPLALPLIVGGIRSAVLQVIATATIASYVGLGGLGRIITSGIGLYDYDRILGGALLVTALALSVDALFALLQRATATRGLAEHRPARRRTTKSADTAARA comes from the coding sequence ATGGACCTCTTCGAGAGCGCCCTGCGCTGGCTCTTCGACTCCGAGAACTACCAGTCCGGGAGCCGCAGCCCGCTGCCCATCCAGGACCGGCTGGTCGAGCACCTGACCTACACCGGCATCGCGGTGCTGCTCGCGGCGCTGATCGCGCTGCCGCTCGGCTTCTACATCGGTCACACCGGCCGGGGTCGCCAGCTGGTGATCTCCTTCACCGGGGCGATGCGGGCCCTGCCGACGCTCGGGCTGCTGTTCTTCCTGCTGATGGTGCTCGACGACCACGTGAGCTTCGACCGCGCGCCCCTGATCGGCTCGGTGATCGCCCTGGTCATCCTGGCCATCCCCTCGATGCTGGCCGGGTGCTACGCCGGCCTCGAGGCGGTCGACCGCACCACGATCGACGCCGCCCGCGCCAACGGGATGACCGAGTGGCAGGTCCTGCGCCTGGTCGAGATCCCCCTGGCCCTGCCGCTGATCGTCGGCGGGATCCGCTCGGCGGTGCTGCAGGTGATCGCCACGGCGACCATCGCCTCCTACGTCGGCCTCGGCGGCCTCGGCCGCATCATCACCAGCGGCATCGGTCTCTACGACTACGATCGGATCCTCGGCGGCGCCCTGCTCGTGACCGCACTGGCCCTGTCCGTCGACGCCCTCTTCGCCCTCCTCCAGCGAGCCACCGCGACCCGCGGCCTCGCCGAGCACCGCCCAGCACGACGCCGCACCACCAAGTCGGCCGACACGGCCGCGCGCGCCTGA
- the panC gene encoding pantoate--beta-alanine ligase, with protein sequence MRPAVARTRAELADLLSARRAAGERVALVPTMGALHAGHASLMTVAREAVAAGGPAGGPLVVSIFVNPLQFGPGEDLDRYPRTFDADLEVCARAGVDVVFAPSVDEVYPGGLPQVTVHPGPLGDVLEGRTRPGHFAGVLTVVAKLFGLVRPDVAVFGQKDYQQLVLIARMAADLCLGVEVLGAETRREDDGLALSSRNVYLDPAQRRDAVALSRALRAAGEAGAARGGPAALDAARAVLDAADGVDLDYLELALPDLSPLPADVAADTEARLLVAARVGATRLIDNLPLTLAAVDGAHPRDPDH encoded by the coding sequence GTGAGGCCCGCCGTCGCCCGGACCCGCGCCGAGCTCGCCGACCTGCTCTCGGCCCGCCGGGCGGCCGGCGAGCGCGTCGCGCTGGTCCCGACGATGGGCGCCCTGCACGCCGGCCACGCGAGCCTGATGACGGTGGCGCGCGAGGCGGTGGCTGCGGGCGGGCCCGCGGGCGGGCCGCTGGTCGTCTCGATCTTCGTCAACCCGCTCCAGTTCGGGCCCGGCGAGGACCTCGACCGCTACCCGCGCACCTTCGACGCCGACCTCGAGGTGTGCGCGCGGGCCGGCGTCGACGTCGTGTTCGCCCCGAGCGTCGACGAGGTCTACCCCGGCGGCCTGCCGCAGGTGACCGTGCACCCCGGCCCGCTCGGCGACGTCCTGGAGGGCCGCACCCGCCCCGGCCACTTCGCCGGCGTGCTCACCGTCGTCGCGAAGCTCTTCGGCCTGGTCCGCCCCGACGTCGCGGTCTTCGGGCAGAAGGACTACCAGCAGCTGGTGCTGATCGCCCGGATGGCCGCCGACCTGTGCCTCGGCGTCGAGGTGCTCGGCGCCGAGACCCGCCGCGAGGACGACGGCCTCGCCCTCTCCAGCCGCAACGTCTACCTCGACCCCGCCCAGCGCCGCGACGCCGTCGCGCTCAGCCGGGCGCTGCGCGCTGCCGGGGAGGCGGGCGCCGCCCGGGGCGGCCCGGCCGCGCTGGACGCCGCCCGCGCCGTGCTCGACGCCGCCGACGGCGTCGACCTCGACTACCTCGAGCTCGCGCTGCCGGACCTGTCGCCGCTGCCGGCCGACGTCGCCGCGGACACCGAGGCGCGCCTCCTGGTCGCGGCCCGGGTGGGCGCGACGCGGCTGATCGACAACCTCCCGCTCACCCTCGCGGCGGTGGACGGCGCGCACCCGCGCGACCCCGACCACTAG
- a CDS encoding ABC transporter substrate-binding protein has protein sequence MTSNSRLRLTGAIAAAACLMTGLTACGGDDDSSKVVVGSFNFPESEILAEIYYQALDADGVEVEKQFNIGPRQQTLPALKDGSIDLIPEYNGNLLAAYDPEYTERTTEEVDGALVDAVAADELQVLDSAAAEDKDAYVVTRETAEANDLTSIGDLGALAPFKLGANPQFGELGYGIPGLEDVYGVTGAEFVPIEDYGGPDTVKALVDDSVQVADIYTTSPALVAEDLVVLEDPENMISSQNIIPLISDDAFSEEIADTLNEISAQLTTEDLIALRERVEGDEAASAATAATDWLEEKGLL, from the coding sequence ATGACCAGCAACTCCCGCCTCCGCCTGACCGGAGCCATCGCCGCCGCGGCGTGCCTGATGACGGGCCTGACCGCCTGCGGAGGTGACGACGACAGCAGCAAGGTCGTCGTCGGCTCCTTCAACTTCCCCGAGAGCGAGATCCTCGCGGAGATCTACTACCAGGCGCTCGACGCCGACGGGGTCGAGGTGGAGAAGCAGTTCAACATCGGCCCGCGCCAGCAGACGCTCCCGGCCCTGAAGGACGGCTCGATCGACCTGATCCCCGAGTACAACGGCAACCTGCTCGCCGCCTACGACCCCGAGTACACCGAGCGGACGACCGAGGAGGTCGACGGCGCCCTGGTCGACGCCGTCGCCGCCGACGAGCTGCAGGTCCTGGACTCGGCCGCGGCCGAGGACAAGGACGCCTACGTCGTCACCCGCGAGACCGCCGAGGCCAACGACCTCACCAGCATCGGCGACCTGGGCGCCCTCGCCCCGTTCAAGCTCGGCGCCAACCCGCAGTTCGGCGAGCTGGGCTACGGCATCCCCGGCCTCGAGGACGTCTACGGCGTCACCGGCGCCGAGTTCGTCCCGATCGAGGACTACGGCGGCCCCGACACCGTGAAGGCGCTGGTCGACGACTCGGTGCAGGTGGCCGACATCTACACCACGTCGCCGGCCTTGGTCGCCGAGGACCTCGTCGTGCTCGAGGACCCGGAGAACATGATCTCCTCGCAGAACATCATCCCGCTGATCTCCGACGACGCCTTCTCCGAGGAGATCGCCGACACGCTCAACGAGATCTCGGCCCAGCTCACCACCGAGGACCTGATCGCGCTGCGCGAGCGGGTCGAGGGCGACGAGGCCGCCTCGGCCGCCACCGCGGCCACCGACTGGCTGGAGGAGAAGGGCCTGCTCTGA
- a CDS encoding ABC transporter permease encodes MTWTRDNLPLVWELTLAHVQLAIVPIVLSFVLSIPLGWLANRNRALRTVVITAGSLLYTIPSLPLFVILPPLIGTQVLDSTNLVVALSIYGVAIMARSAADALASVDRTVLDASSAVGYGAAARFFRVELPLSGPVLLAGIRVVSVSTIALTSVGVIIGSRNLGYLFNNGKQRDILEEVAVGIVMSLLIALVFDVVILALGRVLMPWNSPDRVGRRSARVALVEPGGPGDQGVPSRGGLTSPDGPAAGGQDPVVVTRGGAD; translated from the coding sequence GTGACCTGGACCCGCGACAACCTGCCCCTCGTCTGGGAGCTGACGCTCGCGCACGTGCAGCTCGCGATCGTGCCGATCGTGCTGAGCTTCGTGCTGTCGATCCCGCTGGGCTGGCTGGCCAACCGCAACCGCGCCCTGCGCACGGTCGTGATCACCGCCGGCAGCCTGCTCTACACGATCCCCTCGCTGCCCCTGTTCGTGATCCTGCCGCCGCTGATCGGTACCCAGGTCCTCGACTCCACCAACCTGGTCGTGGCCCTGTCGATCTACGGCGTCGCGATCATGGCCCGCTCCGCCGCCGACGCGCTCGCCTCGGTCGACCGCACCGTGCTCGACGCCTCGAGCGCGGTCGGGTACGGCGCGGCGGCCCGTTTCTTCCGCGTCGAGCTGCCGCTGTCCGGCCCGGTGCTGCTGGCCGGCATCCGGGTGGTCTCGGTGAGCACGATCGCGCTCACCTCGGTCGGCGTGATCATCGGCTCGCGCAACCTCGGCTACCTGTTCAACAACGGCAAGCAGCGCGACATCCTCGAGGAGGTCGCCGTCGGCATCGTGATGAGCCTGCTGATCGCGCTCGTCTTCGACGTCGTCATCCTCGCCCTCGGGCGGGTCCTGATGCCGTGGAACAGCCCCGACCGGGTCGGTCGTCGTTCCGCCAGGGTCGCGCTGGTCGAGCCCGGCGGCCCGGGTGACCAGGGCGTGCCCAGCCGTGGAGGACTCACGAGTCCCGACGGTCCCGCTGCCGGTGGCCAGGACCCGGTCGTCGTCACGAGGGGCGGGGCCGACTGA
- a CDS encoding glycosyltransferase, whose protein sequence is MALPGAAGLTNLEGHADFDITWPWARAEGLRSGSTAVLRIKDEAPSLPFVLPPLLRAMDHVLVVDNGSTDGSPDVVAETAARAGLAHRLTQASYPFAVARAGAEHRAVPERSVHSLAYFYNWCFAQVGTRYSFKWDGDMVLTAEGEASLADLAWQVGDVQSIIRVPRHGLYLDGPSHAYLDLGLRNAEEWGFPVGPDFVFAKAFEWEVRTTPKPVRSIGLPHGLCVELKYLDGDEFAHWTDPASFATSHRNKRKRREWAVFNALNAGEVPEGVHEIHAPDGVHVVDHVTRTWLPHAPRPLEVGTVVTSDDAERARRSG, encoded by the coding sequence ATGGCGCTCCCCGGTGCGGCCGGACTCACGAACCTCGAGGGCCACGCCGACTTCGACATCACCTGGCCGTGGGCCCGCGCCGAGGGCCTGCGCAGCGGCAGCACCGCCGTGCTGCGCATCAAGGACGAGGCGCCGTCGCTGCCGTTCGTGCTGCCGCCGCTGCTGCGCGCGATGGACCACGTCCTGGTCGTCGACAACGGCTCAACCGACGGCAGCCCCGACGTCGTCGCCGAGACCGCCGCGCGGGCCGGCCTCGCGCACCGGCTGACCCAGGCGTCCTACCCGTTCGCGGTGGCCCGCGCCGGCGCCGAGCACCGCGCCGTCCCCGAGCGGTCGGTGCACTCGCTGGCCTACTTCTACAACTGGTGCTTCGCCCAGGTCGGGACCCGCTACTCCTTCAAGTGGGACGGCGACATGGTGCTCACCGCGGAGGGCGAGGCGTCGCTGGCCGACCTCGCCTGGCAGGTGGGTGACGTCCAGTCGATCATCCGGGTGCCGCGGCACGGGCTCTACCTCGACGGTCCCTCGCACGCCTACCTCGACCTCGGCCTGCGCAACGCCGAGGAGTGGGGCTTCCCGGTCGGGCCCGACTTCGTGTTCGCCAAGGCCTTCGAGTGGGAGGTGCGCACCACCCCGAAGCCGGTCCGGTCGATCGGGCTGCCGCACGGGCTGTGCGTGGAGCTGAAGTACCTCGACGGCGACGAGTTCGCGCACTGGACCGACCCGGCGTCCTTCGCCACCAGCCACCGCAACAAGCGCAAGCGCCGCGAGTGGGCGGTCTTCAACGCCCTCAACGCCGGTGAGGTGCCCGAGGGCGTGCACGAGATCCACGCCCCGGACGGCGTCCACGTCGTCGACCACGTGACCCGCACCTGGCTCCCGCACGCGCCGCGGCCCCTCGAGGTCGGCACCGTCGTGACCTCCGACGACGCCGAGCGAGCTCGACGGTCCGGCTGA
- a CDS encoding glycosyltransferase family 2 protein produces the protein MRIGRRPPRRISVVVPVFDVEAYLDECLDSLLASTYPDVEVVVVDDGSTDGSGAIADERAARDARVRVVHTTNRGLGAARNEGLRHTTGELVTFADSDDVVPPTAHAVLQRQLTGSGCDFVTGSIAWWRPDAEDPRQVLVQPPWMRRLHRTRAALVLEQEPEILGDVFAWNKLFTRAFWDGAGLSWLEGHRYEDQPTTTRAFLRARRFGIVPDVVYHWRIRSDGTSITQQRGSLADLEDRWLTKRLTASSVADHGSPKVSKVFRDKVLPGDLHRYFVQIPTADDAWYALLEAGVQELFAGRSLVHSGLPPVHRLTGWLVEQGRRADAAHVMTYLAGLAPGERVPRVDDPRGWRIDVPGLDAATVDVAALRLHDHET, from the coding sequence ATGAGGATCGGCCGCCGACCCCCGCGGCGGATCAGCGTCGTCGTCCCGGTCTTCGACGTCGAGGCCTACCTCGACGAGTGCCTCGACAGCCTGCTCGCCAGCACCTACCCCGACGTCGAGGTCGTGGTGGTCGACGACGGCTCGACCGACGGCTCCGGCGCGATCGCCGACGAGCGCGCCGCCCGCGACGCCCGGGTGCGCGTCGTCCACACCACCAACCGCGGGCTCGGCGCGGCCCGCAACGAGGGGCTGCGGCACACGACCGGCGAGCTGGTGACCTTCGCCGACTCCGACGACGTCGTCCCGCCCACGGCCCACGCCGTCCTGCAGCGCCAGCTGACCGGCTCGGGCTGCGACTTCGTGACCGGCTCGATCGCCTGGTGGCGCCCCGACGCCGAGGACCCGCGGCAGGTGCTCGTGCAGCCGCCGTGGATGCGGCGCCTGCACCGGACCCGCGCCGCGCTGGTCCTCGAGCAGGAGCCCGAGATCCTCGGCGACGTGTTCGCGTGGAACAAGCTCTTCACCCGCGCGTTCTGGGACGGCGCCGGCCTCTCGTGGCTCGAGGGCCACCGCTACGAGGACCAGCCGACCACCACCCGGGCGTTCCTGCGCGCCCGGCGGTTCGGGATCGTGCCGGACGTCGTCTACCACTGGCGGATCCGGTCCGACGGCACCTCCATCACCCAGCAGCGCGGCTCGCTCGCCGACCTCGAGGACCGCTGGCTCACCAAGCGCCTCACCGCGAGCAGCGTCGCCGACCACGGTTCGCCGAAGGTGTCGAAGGTGTTCCGCGACAAGGTCCTGCCCGGCGACCTCCACCGCTACTTCGTGCAGATCCCGACCGCCGACGACGCCTGGTACGCCCTGCTCGAGGCCGGGGTCCAGGAGCTCTTCGCCGGGCGGTCGCTGGTGCACAGCGGCCTCCCGCCGGTGCACCGCCTGACGGGGTGGCTGGTCGAGCAGGGCCGGCGCGCGGACGCCGCGCACGTGATGACCTACCTGGCCGGGCTCGCGCCGGGTGAGCGCGTGCCGCGGGTCGACGACCCCCGCGGCTGGCGGATCGACGTCCCCGGGCTGGACGCCGCGACCGTCGACGTCGCGGCCCTGCGGCTGCACGACCACGAGACCTGA